GAAACAGGATTCCCGGGGGTTTCTCCATGTGCTCTCTCCCACACGCCCCTCCCACCTCTCCATAACCcaattcatagaatcatagaatagtttaaGATAGAAAAGGCTTTTAAGATCATCAGCTCCAACTTTCATGGCTCTTGACATACTTATACTACTGCAGGAAAGCAACAATGAAGAGCAACATGTGAGGTTGTTTTACTGCAGAATTGTTAACCTGGAAACTTAGATCTGACATCAGTGACGCTGATATAATGCTCTGCATATgcttggggtttgggttttgtttgttgttgtttttttgggggggtttttttgtaggCTTAAAACTTTGGGATGGCAGAAAAACAGGATTCTGGGGAAATagtttttgtaattttgtgaTACAAAATACTGAGGAAAATATTCTTATTAGAATATATCTTACTTGCAGTAGCAAAACACATTGTTACATAATTTTATGTGATGTTTAAGAATGAAGCCTTTGCCTGTACTTTTACAGaagctgcagcatctccaggaagagaaaaacaaggaaattgAAATTCTACGAAACACCATAAGAGATTTGGAGCAACGTCTTAATAAAGGTCAAGACCTGCCCTTCAAACGGAGGAGATTCTGACTAAATGACTTGAAGTATTTCAGTGTTTCCAATTCTGcatctcaaaataaaaacaagataTGAAGAAAGTATGTTTTATTGAAAACACTCTTGTCAAACATTCCAAAGGCAGGCATTCTGTATGTATTCAAAGCTACTCTCTTGCTAATCAGCATTCACAATAAAAAGGTTCAGGTTTTGTAGGAGTAGTAATTTCCCTATTAAACCATCATTAATTATGGTGTATGCTTTCATAGCAGTTTTCTTTTCATGAATATTCTCTTCTTCATCCAGGATCCTTCAAACAACTGGATTTACTTCCATTCAGTTAATCAAACATTAGGAATGCTAGTCTATAGACAGAGAAGTGATACAAGTTTAAGTGGTATATTATGTTAATTGATATGGATAGCTAATTGGTACAGATTTATCAAATTCAGCACTGTTATAAACAAAGATCAACATTACACCAAGATTAAACTTGTTTCATCCCACCTTCTTTTTGATTCTGACTCTCAGTTGTTGACGCTATTTCTCACTTCAGGATGATCTAATTGATTCAGTAGGATTTTACGTGCTGTAGCAGTATGTATTAATGGACACTCTTATTGTACCTAAGAGCCACAAAGCTCTTAGCTTTGTTTAAAAAGCTTTGTCAAAGTTAAGTACATCAATCTGttacttaaaaataaagcagttaCTGTCtatatattacatttttatGTGGAATTATTCTGTCACATTGCTTAGGAGTAAGTTTTGCTTGTACATGATTTGTATCCCcaggttaggaaaaaaaaaaacaaacttcaaaTCTATTGTCTTCCTAATGAAAAATGATTAAAGTATCTGTCttggttttcttctgttcttgaTTGCAAAACATCAGACAGGAGCCCCTAGGTCATAGTTTATGCTCCTGTCCTCACAAATGCAAGCAGAATGttagaagagaaacaagaaagaCAAATTAATCGAGAATGCAGACACCTTCCCAGTggaactgaaaaacaaactagGGGTCAACCAAATTCCTTTAGATTATGAAGATTTTCACTGATGGAATTAGACAGATATTCAATCATTCTAAGAGCACTGCTCTAAAAATACCCTTCTTTGCAATTTTCCCATACCTGTCAGCACAATTTTGAATTTGGGGCAATAAAAACACTTAATCTgttcatttttctgctcttgcaaGTATATTAACTGAGCTAGTGTGACTCCCTTTTTTCTGGAAGGTGCttagtttgtttttcaggaTCAGTTCCTTGCcttttcctgtcactgtcaGGTGTCACTAGTTTCACTTGCTCCTGCTGGTGATGACTgtcaggcagcagagagcagacGGCACTGTCAAGACTCAGTGAcatcctctgctgccagctgcccgTGTCACCTGCAAGAATTTGGTAGTGCTCCGCGACACTGTCAGGTGACAGAATTCCCTAGCTCTTCAAACAGAAGGTGTCGACAATGACAGGATCAGCTACCAGAGGTAGAGTCTGATCCTGTCTGCCAATTTCAGGTTAACTGGTttttgcagctgtttttccctttctttcgTAGTTTTTTATCTTGTGGAATTTCCACAATTTCTCCTGGAGGGGCAGTGTCTACGTGCTCCTGACTACCTGTCTGATCGTGTCTGTGACGGCCAAACAGCCTGTGGCGCCAGGCGCCGTGAGGAGGATGTCTGTCcgtttcagcagcagcctggtggCTCTCGTGTTTGGGATCGCGACTGCCCTGGTGGTGGTGGCGGTGGTGGTGGCGGCGGTGGTGGTGTCCATGTCTGTgcgggctgctctgggaatgctggtCTGTTGGCTCGGGTTCTATCTGTGACAGCTCTTCAACTGCTTTTTTAGTGATGTTTTCACAGACACCATCAATATCAGGTTCCTGCAAAACAGATGCTTACATTAAATACAGGGCACTGTATTCAATTAAACTAGATGTAAAAGATTAACTGACATTTTTGCAGAGCATGAAAGACACTTTTAAGTTATTAGCGCTATTTTGCTGAACATATGAATATATAAATGAATATAGCCTTGTGCTCTCACACCACTGTCAACTAGACAGGGCTTTTTAGCAATTATAATTCCAGTAATTGCTAATAACAATTATTCTTATCCTAGATCCTACATCTGACCTATCTATGGTCTACATTTAGCTAGAACACTGCACAATGGGATCAAAAACTATTATTTTCATTGAACTTCCATGAAGTATATACATTTCTTGATAAtctttaaaagtatttctggTCTTGAATGATTCACTAAAGAAAGCTACCCTTCTTTTATAGCAGTAACAATAATTTGTCACCTTGTGTTatcacttttttaaaataaatcctgtaGACTGTGTTTAAATGCAAGCTAAAATAATTAGTAACACAAACCAGCTAGAGTTTGAATcctgggtttaaaaaaaaatatgtacttACCCATCCCACAAAATTAGAGCACTTAATTGCTCACTACCTCTATAGTTCTACAAACAGAATTACTCTCCAAGATTGCATTACATTTCTGACAATTACTTGCATTTCTATCAAGGACAGGAATTCAGATAGGCAATCAGTCTATTCAAAATCAATTATAATTTGCTCAGAAAAATGCTTAAAAGCTATCTGTCAAGACACATGAAATATGTAAATTCAAAATCATATATTTTTTGATTAAacacactgaaataattttttaaacaccAATCAAATCCACTTTTCTATTATACACAGAATGAGACAAGAAAATACCATATAAGAGCAGTTTCCACACTTGTTTTCGCAGTATGCAATCTTAATAGATTCTTCCACATATTGAAAATGCAGGAAGGAGTAGGGCATACCCAGATGATACACGAGACGGCCGCATCTAAGGAGAGAAAGGACTCTGTGGTTACAAATACCTACAactaaatctctttttttatgATCTCACTTTACTTGCACCAATCCACCCACACTGTACAGTTCCACAAGGAGTGTTTCTGTTCCAGTTCACATGCAAATCCAGTATCTTCCTTACAATGCTTGCCGGCTCATCTGCACTGGCCAGGATGCGAAGCATCATTTCTGGCTGATGTGGTAGCTGCACTGCCAGAAGCCTTGTGCTAGAGTGGCACTAAAGACTAGCAGAGGTGCACTTGTTACAGACCCATTGGGATAATGAGAAGGGTTCTTTGCATAGTGGTCGTTGCACCCTAACCAGGTGTTTTTGTGCAGCCTGACAGATATTCTGACTGGGATGGACACTGCGGTGCACCTGCATTACTGATTTATTGTGCATGAGGGGATTGTTACAGTGCTTGCTTGCCTCATGTCTGCACTTGAGGGTTCTGATATGCCCTTGACTGAACAACTGAtctgctcagaggagctgtaGAAAATGCAGAACCTGTACACATGGGCAGCTTGTTCAGTGCCAACACACAGTCCCCTGGCCTTAGCTCCCCACATGCAGACTGCACATTTAGGACCAGCAGCAGGCAAAGCTTTTGTGGCTAAGGCATAATAAGAACAGAGATTCCTAGACCCATCACAGATCATGGCCAGGCTAGTGCTAAGCCAATTCATAATGTACACATACCCTGTGTGTCCAGAGCACAGACCTGGTCAACCTTCCAAATGCTCTGGGCAAGGTGTCTGGGCCCCCTCCCAGACGAAATACAGCACTGCTCTCTTTGTCTGTTGTATGACATCAGCCTTCCTGACTTGGGCATATTTGCTGCTGTAACATTCAAGATCATTCATTCCACTGCCAGCTTCATCCCACAAACCTCATGTAGCTAATTTGTTCAAATTCATCATATTACAGAAAAGGAGTAACTTTCTAACTCTGTATTAAGCTTATTAGGTTTAGTATGAACTTGGAATGTTCATCACAGTAATATAGACATGTTTGAAGTGTAGGATTTTTCAATTAACTATCATCACATCAAAAtcaaaaaattgggatttcaACTACAGTTCCGGCTGGTGCTGCCAAAATATACCTGTGGAAGAATCCTATAtcaaaaagcaattttcttctgaagtttTAAGTTTTACCTAAAGTTTTACctaatttttccttatatctACATGGCATTTTCAACAACTCTTCTCAAAAAGTTTCCATGAGATAAAAGATTCTACTTTGACATGCATGGATGTAATGAAgttatatgaaaataaatatgctACAAAAAAATGAACGTTACCAAATTTTTCACTCACTTATGTTCATCTAAATCCATGGCaattataaagaaaacaaatatttactcAAAAATTACTTATgtaaaagcagattttgcttttgtttgttttgtttttccagtaaATACTAGCGCTTTACGTAGTTCAGCTTAGAAGCTGAGCATGATGtctttgttttttgcatttcaatGACATGTTATAGAGATTTGCAAATCATTACTCAAAAtacatgcaaatattttcccatGTTTGTCTGTAAGCACACACCTGTCATAGATGAGAAAGTCATCCTTGTTTCCATTTAAAGTAGTCCACACATCCTCTTGGTGCTCATCTTGCTGGTAGACAGTAATGTAGTCTGAAACACGTTCTTTAAGCAGGTGAAATTCCCTCCGGGATTGAGCTCCCTGATGGTTGACAACCACATACGAGATGTTGACCAATCCTTCATTCTCTAACTTTACTCGCAGGTCCTCCAAACTAGTGGGAATGTAAAGAAGCAAGACCATAAATCATTAGAGAATCATGAGATTTGACACAAAAGTTAATATGCTCCATCTTGCTTTTATTAGACCTGTATGATGTGGAGTTTCTTCCCTTTTGATTGTATTTTTCCTATGGAATTGCTCtagaaaacttttatttttcagctatgAGACACAGTCTAGAATGTGGAAGattcttcagtttttttctaaaatgtaaGAACCGAACCCAACTACTttgaaaaccaaacacaaagcCCAGTTTTAACT
This genomic window from Zonotrichia leucophrys gambelii isolate GWCS_2022_RI chromosome Z, RI_Zleu_2.0, whole genome shotgun sequence contains:
- the SELENOP gene encoding selenoprotein P, whose product is MWAHLGLVLALCLLPGGGAEIQNCQEAPEWRIGEEDPMWSSRGSVTVVALLQASULLCLRQASSLEDLRVKLENEGLVNISYVVVNHQGAQSRREFHLLKERVSDYITVYQQDEHQEDVWTTLNGNKDDFLIYDRCGRLVYHLGMPYSFLHFQYVEESIKIAYCENKCGNCSYMEPDIDGVCENITKKAVEELSQIEPEPTDQHSQSSPHRHGHHHRRHHHRHHHQGSRDPKHESHQAAAETDRHPPHGAWRHRLFGRHRHDQTGSQEHVDTAPPGEIVEIPQDKKLRKKGKNSCKNQLTUNWQTGSDSTSGSUSCHCRHLLFEELGNSVTUQCRGALPNSCRUHGQLAAEDVTESUQCRLLSAAUQSSPAGASETSDTUQUQEKARNUSUKTN